A DNA window from Paralichthys olivaceus isolate ysfri-2021 chromosome 11, ASM2471397v2, whole genome shotgun sequence contains the following coding sequences:
- the rsf1a gene encoding remodeling and spacing factor 1 isoform X3, protein MAAPAVVRSSGPALCPSFAEVCSFLERYGATLDLPEMTFPQMERYLRDTTAVPKPLVELHVKLLRKLGRSVTTDRWEKYLAKVCQELNSTWAWELEQKGYQDMSMECKSSILKYLCECQFDDNLKFKMAVNEEDPEKMRLQPIGRDRQGLMYWLQLDHEQNIRLYTEEQDDLDGSTWQCIVRTRNDLAEALDLLKAQISPGLNQERDQNQAGSTVSRSNSPTEKGDEVTGSTDPEPSKSTEEPAESKKVDPINEEKPLTPVLKEEQMQSIKGENTDAEVKEKRTDHKPPLFDNRVSTITTIVKSESREADAPKNTVSVVMAPCTTVIKQEVNKEEEAGRAVVRSNQQAKIPLKKRELKLAESYQSSHLNNNNNSSSSSSSSSIIVCNPSVIQSKDSHGREGKLLNSVAPSCGLAMSQQQQLVVSASKQELTNGRASVLLPHKDGQNGVIGVIGQVGVIGHIGVIRSPSERHRAPGAEQQEPNGPSVEHWGSRVVEEEREVSRQSVLVRKGPVEGDTSVTTSSALRTPGKLPMTSLKSDQAPKAAEGEVDAVSISPLSQSTEEPKRQTTEDLCKINTEEPSEKTKTAHSSRHQKDDGVDEREERKGEVSGTEEGSKDYNEKSKSTLGKMEAESGGAVPPLKVEQRNEKDHQGDVVNDELAAQVRVKDAGLRSEGKQGPLEEASSELQKEGIRLKIKIPPHRRNKLRKGGKEEEKEREQEAQEEGRQLRRSARICRPSSKAAESQRKKPQKKQALTPRTREEEEEEEDEEEDEEEQSSATKKDIKAEVAGQIRKRRGKRRHRRPRWSNIRSKRRKLNEGTEVEDRGRKREDEDSEGGSDSEESCKSEEIPSEDACSHCGLPNHPELILLCDSCDSGYHTACLRPPLMLIPDGEWFCPPCQHKLLCEKLEEQLQNLDSALKKRERAERRRERLVYVGISVENIIPEGDEEEEEKSTKKKDSKKSKNLGRRSTRTRKHISYRFDDFDDAIDEAIEEDITDLCAGTERSKDVTPILSEDRKESQRPIRSQARSVRSRKKRRLNDLESDSTAAESEDEFMLSNSSEDEDFGASGADDDEEEDEDGGSEVGSWDSATRPKRALRGVPKQRPSKIQRRGRKRQRRRRRHSSEEEEEESEEEIDSDQFSDMTDSETEKKRRGLRRGQRQQVNYRETSESSDNSKASANRNKVKPRGRPRKEHLSSDYSDVSHSSRDSAEEEDYEDEDDDDQRRRVNRRRKEEKDHWRNRMKEKRRRYRDEEDDRERGRRLKRKLLEKEEDKRRRLKRTDREEEDLEKMGRGKRREILSQQRRRRLAQMLKKRRPSTDDEDEDESEDSESSSEEDRPVRKRLNRIDSDDDDDDDDDEEEEEEGRQKVTTKKSSAAERRSDSDAQEKGRGRSLSPSNIHRTSRGPVKPGTGSSTVPRDNEASGRQGRHNGPLHPDQEEEDEEEEEEEEEGQTDSLNSVQNSPQS, encoded by the exons tCCCTAAACCCCTCGTGGAGCTTCACGTGAAGCTGCTCAGAAAACTTGGGAGGTCTGTAACGACAGACCGGTGGGAGAAGTACCTGGctaag GTTTGCCAGGAGCTGAACAGTACTTGGGCGTGGGAGCTGGAACAGAAGGGCTACCAGGATATGTCCATGGAGTGCAAGTCGAGCATCCTCAAA tatCTGTGCGAGTGTCAGTTTGATGACAACCTGAAGTTCAAGATGGCAGTTAATGAGGAGGACCCGGAGAAGATGCGTCTGCAGCCGATAGGTCGGGACCGACAGGGCCTGATGTACTGGCTTCAGTTGGACCACGAGCAGAACATCCGGCTGTACACGGAGGAGCAGGACGATCTGGACGGATCCACCTGGCAGTGCATTGTCAG GACTCGTAACGATCTGGCTGAGGCTCTGGACCTGTTGAAGGCTCAGATCAGTCCAGGCCTGAATCAGGAGCGGGACCAGAACCAGGCTGGATCCACTGTATCCAGGAGCAACAGCCCCACAGAGAAAG GGGATGAGGTAACAGGAAGTACTGACCCCGAACCCTCCAAGAGCACAGAGGAACCCGCTGAGAGCAAGAAGGTTGACCCCATAAATGAAGAGAAACCCCTCACACCAG TGCTAAAGGAGGAGCAGATGCAGTCAATCAAGGGGGAGAACACAGACGCTGAGGTAAAAGAAAAGAGGACGGACCACAAACCCCCTTTGTTCGATAATCGGGTcagcaccatcaccaccatTGTCAAATCTGAATCCAGGGAAGCAGACGCTCCCAAAAACACTGTGTCGGTTGTCATGGCACCATGCACAACTGTgataaaacaggaagttaacaaggaagaggaggcagggcGGGCCGTCGTCAGGAGCAACCAGCAGGCAAAGATACCACTGAAGAAGAGGGAGCTGAAGCTCGCAGAGAGCTACCAGAGCAGCcacctcaacaacaacaacaacagcagcagcagcagcagcagcagcagtattaTTGTGTGTAACCCCTCAGTGATCCAGAGCAAGGACAGTCATGGGAGAGAGGGCAAGTTACTGAACTCTGTAGCACCCTCTTGTGGTCTGGCtatgtcacagcagcagcagttagtGGTCAGTGCATCGAAGCAAGAACTGACGAATGGGAGAGCGTCTGTGCTCCTGCCCCACAAAGACGGACAGAATGGAGTCATAGGGGTCATAGGTCAAGTCGGTGTAATAGGTCATATAGGGGTCATTCGCAGTCCGTCTGAGCGTCACAGAGCCCCTGGCGCTGAGCAACAGGAACCAAATGGACCAAGTGTAGAGCACTGGGGCTCCAGAGTTGTGGAGGAAGAGCGGGAGGTGAGCCGGCAGTCAGTGCTGGTAAGGAAGGGACCTGTTGAAGGTGACACGTCGGTAACAACATCCTCCGCTCTTCGAACACCCGGAAAGCTGCCAATGACATCTTTAAAGTCTGATCAAGCGCCTAaagctgcagagggagaagtGGATGCTGTTAGCATTTCTCCACTGTCTCAGTCCACAGAGGAACCCAAGAGACAGACGACAGAAGAcctgtgtaaaataaacacagaggaacCGTCAGAGAAGACAAAAACTGCGCACAGCAGTCGTCACCAGAAAGATGATGGCGTGGacgagagggaggagaggaaaggagaagtGTCTGGGACAGAGGAAGGAAGTAAGGATTACAATGAAAAGAGTAAGAGCACTTTAGGGAAGATGGAGGCAGAATCAGGGGGCGCCGTTCCTCCTCTAAAAGTtgaacagagaaatgaaaaggacCACCAGGGAGACGTGGTCAATGATGAGCTGGCTGCCCAGGTCAGGGTTAAGGACGCTGGGCTGCGGTCAGAGGGGAAGCAGGGTCCCCTGGAGGAGGCATCCTCTGAGCTCCAGAAAGAAGGAATCAGGCtcaagattaagattcctcccCACAGGAGAAACAAGTTAAGGaaaggtggaaaagaggaggagaaagagagggagcaggaggccCAAGAGGAAGGGAGGCAGCTGAGGAGGTCTGCCAGGATTTGCAG GCCGAGCTCGAAGGCGGCGGAGAGCCAGAGAaagaaaccacaaaaaaaacaggcacTGACTCCCAGAACtagggaagaagaagaggaggaggaggatgaagaagaggatgaagaggagcagagctCAGCTACAAAGAAAGACATAAAAGCAGAAGTGGCCGGGCAAATTAGAAAACGAAGG GGAAAACGAAGGCATCGACGTCCCCGATGGTCCAACATTCGTTCGAAGAGACGTAAACTGAACGAGGGGACGGaggtggaggacagagggaggaaacgAGAAGATGAGGACAGCGAGGGAGGGAGCGACTCAGAAGAATCctgtaaatcagaggagattcCCAGTGAGGATGCCTGCAGTCACTGTGGCCTGCCCAACCACCCTGAGCTG ATCCTGCTGTGTGACTCTTGTGACAGTGGATACCACACCGCCTGTCTGCGTCCACCGCTCATGTTGATTCCAGATGGAGAGTGGTTCTGTCCGCCCTGTCAACAt AAACTGTTGTGTGAGaaactggaggagcagctgcagaatcTGGACAGTGCtctgaagaaaagagagagagccgagaggag GAGAGAGCGTCTGGTGTATGTGGGAATCAGTGTGGAGAACATCATTCCG GAGggagacgaggaagaggaggagaagtcaACAAAGAAGAAAGACTCCAAAAAGAGTAAAAATCTGGGCCGAAGATCGACCAGAACCAGGAAGCACATCAGCTACag GTTTGACGACTTTGACGATGCGATCGATGAGGCTATAGAGGAAGATATCACCGACCTCTGTGCTG GAACAGAGCGCAGCAAAGACGTCACTCCCATCCTGTCAGAGGACAGGAAGGAGAGCCAGCGGCCAATCAGAAGCCAGGCTCGTTCTGTcaggagcaggaagaagaggaggctgaaTGACCTCGAGAGCGACAGCACGGCAGCTGAGAGTGAAGATGAGTTCATGCTCAGcaacag cTCAGAGGATGAAGACTTCGGTGCGTCTGGGGCAGAtgacgatgaggaggaagatgaagatggtGGCAGCGAGGTGGGCAGTTGGGACAGTGCGACCCGCCCCAAGCGGGCGTTAAGAGGGGTTCCCAAACAACGACCCAGCAAGATCCAACGTAGGGGGAGGAAACGACAAAGGCGGCGGCGAAGACACTCCtccgaggaagaggaggaagaaagtgaagaagaaataG ACTCCGATCAGTTCAGCGACATGACTGACAgcgaaactgaaaaaaagaggcGGGGCCTGAGGCGCGGCCAGCGGCAGCAGGTCAACTACCGCGAGACGTCCGAGTCGTCGGACAACTCCAAGGCCTCCGCCAACAGGAACAAGGTCAAACCACGCGGCCGGCCACGCAAGGAGCATCTCTCCAGCGACTACAGCGATG TGTCGCATTCTTCCAGAGACTCcgcggaggaggaggattatGAAGACGAAGACGACGACGACCAGAGACGGAGAgtgaacaggaggaggaaagaggagaaagaccaCTGGAGGAACAGAATGAAGGAAAAGCGGAGGAGATACAGAGACGAGGaagacgacagagagagagggaggcggcTGAAAAGGAAACtgttggagaaggaggaggacaagcGGAGGAGATtaaagaggacagacagagaagaggaggaccTGGAGAAGATGggcagaggaaagaggagagagattcTGTCACAGCAGCGGCGCAGGCGGCTCGCTCAGATGCTGAAGAAACGACGGCCTTCGACGGACgatgaggacgaggacgagTCTGAGGACTCTGAGTCATCGTCGGAGGAAGATCGCCCggtccgcaaaagactcaaccGCATCGACtcggatgatgatgatgatgacgacgatgatgaagaagaggaagaggagggaagacaGAAGGTGACGACCAAAAAGtcttcagcagcagagaggaggtcCGACAGCGATGCTCAGGAAAAGGGAAGGGGCCGTAGTTTGTCTCCGTCAAACATACACCGGACCTCCAGAGGCCCAGTGAAGCCCGGGACTGGAAGTTCCACAGTACCCAGGGACAATGAAGCTTCGGGCAGGCAGGGCAGGCACAACGGCCCCCTCCATCcagaccaggaggaggaggacgaagaggaggaggaggaggaggaggagggccaGACGGACTCATTAAACTCTGTCCAGAACAGTCCGCAGTCatga
- the rsf1a gene encoding remodeling and spacing factor 1 isoform X4 — translation MAAPAVVRSSGPALCPSFAEVCSFLERYGATLDLPEMTFPQMERYLRDTTAVPKPLVELHVKLLRKLGRSVTTDRWEKYLAKVCQELNSTWAWELEQKGYQDMSMECKSSILKYLCECQFDDNLKFKMAVNEEDPEKMRLQPIGRDRQGLMYWLQLDHEQNIRLYTEEQDDLDGSTWQCIVRTRNDLAEALDLLKAQISPGLNQERDQNQAGSTVSRSNSPTEKGDEVTGSTDPEPSKSTEEPAESKKVDPINEEKPLTPVLKEEQMQSIKGENTDAEVKEKRTDHKPPLFDNRVSTITTIVKSESREADAPKNTVSVVMAPCTTVIKQEVNKEEEAGRAVVRSNQQAKIPLKKRELKLAESYQSSHLNNNNNSSSSSSSSSIIVCNPSVIQSKDSHGREGKLLNSVAPSCGLAMSQQQQLVVSASKQELTNGRASVLLPHKDGQNGVIGVIGQVGVIGHIGVIRSPSERHRAPGAEQQEPNGPSVEHWGSRVVEEEREVSRQSVLVRKGPVEGDTSVTTSSALRTPGKLPMTSLKSDQAPKAAEGEVDAVSISPLSQSTEEPKRQTTEDLCKINTEEPSEKTKTAHSSRHQKDDGVDEREERKGEVSGTEEGSKDYNEKSKSTLGKMEAESGGAVPPLKVEQRNEKDHQGDVVNDELAAQVRVKDAGLRSEGKQGPLEEASSELQKEGIRLKIKIPPHRRNKLRKGGKEEEKEREQEAQEEGRQLRRSARICRPSSKAAESQRKKPQKKQALTPRTREEEEEEEDEEEDEEEQSSATKKDIKAEVAGQIRKRRGKRRHRRPRWSNIRSKRRKLNEGTEVEDRGRKREDEDSEGGSDSEESCKSEEIPSEDACSHCGLPNHPELILLCDSCDSGYHTACLRPPLMLIPDGEWFCPPCQHKLLCEKLEEQLQNLDSALKKRERAERRRERLVYVGISVENIIPEGDEEEEEKSTKKKDSKKSKNLGRRSTRTRKHISYRFDDFDDAIDEAIEEDITDLCAERSKDVTPILSEDRKESQRPIRSQARSVRSRKKRRLNDLESDSTAAESEDEFMLSNSSEDEDFGASGADDDEEEDEDGGSEVGSWDSATRPKRALRGVPKQRPSKIQRRGRKRQRRRRRHSSEEEEEESEEEIDSDQFSDMTDSETEKKRRGLRRGQRQQVNYRETSESSDNSKASANRNKVKPRGRPRKEHLSSDYSDVSHSSRDSAEEEDYEDEDDDDQRRRVNRRRKEEKDHWRNRMKEKRRRYRDEEDDRERGRRLKRKLLEKEEDKRRRLKRTDREEEDLEKMGRGKRREILSQQRRRRLAQMLKKRRPSTDDEDEDESEDSESSSEEDRPVRKRLNRIDSDDDDDDDDDEEEEEEGRQKVTTKKSSAAERRSDSDAQEKGRGRSLSPSNIHRTSRGPVKPGTGSSTVPRDNEASGRQGRHNGPLHPDQEEEDEEEEEEEEEGQTDSLNSVQNSPQS, via the exons tCCCTAAACCCCTCGTGGAGCTTCACGTGAAGCTGCTCAGAAAACTTGGGAGGTCTGTAACGACAGACCGGTGGGAGAAGTACCTGGctaag GTTTGCCAGGAGCTGAACAGTACTTGGGCGTGGGAGCTGGAACAGAAGGGCTACCAGGATATGTCCATGGAGTGCAAGTCGAGCATCCTCAAA tatCTGTGCGAGTGTCAGTTTGATGACAACCTGAAGTTCAAGATGGCAGTTAATGAGGAGGACCCGGAGAAGATGCGTCTGCAGCCGATAGGTCGGGACCGACAGGGCCTGATGTACTGGCTTCAGTTGGACCACGAGCAGAACATCCGGCTGTACACGGAGGAGCAGGACGATCTGGACGGATCCACCTGGCAGTGCATTGTCAG GACTCGTAACGATCTGGCTGAGGCTCTGGACCTGTTGAAGGCTCAGATCAGTCCAGGCCTGAATCAGGAGCGGGACCAGAACCAGGCTGGATCCACTGTATCCAGGAGCAACAGCCCCACAGAGAAAG GGGATGAGGTAACAGGAAGTACTGACCCCGAACCCTCCAAGAGCACAGAGGAACCCGCTGAGAGCAAGAAGGTTGACCCCATAAATGAAGAGAAACCCCTCACACCAG TGCTAAAGGAGGAGCAGATGCAGTCAATCAAGGGGGAGAACACAGACGCTGAGGTAAAAGAAAAGAGGACGGACCACAAACCCCCTTTGTTCGATAATCGGGTcagcaccatcaccaccatTGTCAAATCTGAATCCAGGGAAGCAGACGCTCCCAAAAACACTGTGTCGGTTGTCATGGCACCATGCACAACTGTgataaaacaggaagttaacaaggaagaggaggcagggcGGGCCGTCGTCAGGAGCAACCAGCAGGCAAAGATACCACTGAAGAAGAGGGAGCTGAAGCTCGCAGAGAGCTACCAGAGCAGCcacctcaacaacaacaacaacagcagcagcagcagcagcagcagcagtattaTTGTGTGTAACCCCTCAGTGATCCAGAGCAAGGACAGTCATGGGAGAGAGGGCAAGTTACTGAACTCTGTAGCACCCTCTTGTGGTCTGGCtatgtcacagcagcagcagttagtGGTCAGTGCATCGAAGCAAGAACTGACGAATGGGAGAGCGTCTGTGCTCCTGCCCCACAAAGACGGACAGAATGGAGTCATAGGGGTCATAGGTCAAGTCGGTGTAATAGGTCATATAGGGGTCATTCGCAGTCCGTCTGAGCGTCACAGAGCCCCTGGCGCTGAGCAACAGGAACCAAATGGACCAAGTGTAGAGCACTGGGGCTCCAGAGTTGTGGAGGAAGAGCGGGAGGTGAGCCGGCAGTCAGTGCTGGTAAGGAAGGGACCTGTTGAAGGTGACACGTCGGTAACAACATCCTCCGCTCTTCGAACACCCGGAAAGCTGCCAATGACATCTTTAAAGTCTGATCAAGCGCCTAaagctgcagagggagaagtGGATGCTGTTAGCATTTCTCCACTGTCTCAGTCCACAGAGGAACCCAAGAGACAGACGACAGAAGAcctgtgtaaaataaacacagaggaacCGTCAGAGAAGACAAAAACTGCGCACAGCAGTCGTCACCAGAAAGATGATGGCGTGGacgagagggaggagaggaaaggagaagtGTCTGGGACAGAGGAAGGAAGTAAGGATTACAATGAAAAGAGTAAGAGCACTTTAGGGAAGATGGAGGCAGAATCAGGGGGCGCCGTTCCTCCTCTAAAAGTtgaacagagaaatgaaaaggacCACCAGGGAGACGTGGTCAATGATGAGCTGGCTGCCCAGGTCAGGGTTAAGGACGCTGGGCTGCGGTCAGAGGGGAAGCAGGGTCCCCTGGAGGAGGCATCCTCTGAGCTCCAGAAAGAAGGAATCAGGCtcaagattaagattcctcccCACAGGAGAAACAAGTTAAGGaaaggtggaaaagaggaggagaaagagagggagcaggaggccCAAGAGGAAGGGAGGCAGCTGAGGAGGTCTGCCAGGATTTGCAG GCCGAGCTCGAAGGCGGCGGAGAGCCAGAGAaagaaaccacaaaaaaaacaggcacTGACTCCCAGAACtagggaagaagaagaggaggaggaggatgaagaagaggatgaagaggagcagagctCAGCTACAAAGAAAGACATAAAAGCAGAAGTGGCCGGGCAAATTAGAAAACGAAGG GGAAAACGAAGGCATCGACGTCCCCGATGGTCCAACATTCGTTCGAAGAGACGTAAACTGAACGAGGGGACGGaggtggaggacagagggaggaaacgAGAAGATGAGGACAGCGAGGGAGGGAGCGACTCAGAAGAATCctgtaaatcagaggagattcCCAGTGAGGATGCCTGCAGTCACTGTGGCCTGCCCAACCACCCTGAGCTG ATCCTGCTGTGTGACTCTTGTGACAGTGGATACCACACCGCCTGTCTGCGTCCACCGCTCATGTTGATTCCAGATGGAGAGTGGTTCTGTCCGCCCTGTCAACAt AAACTGTTGTGTGAGaaactggaggagcagctgcagaatcTGGACAGTGCtctgaagaaaagagagagagccgagaggag GAGAGAGCGTCTGGTGTATGTGGGAATCAGTGTGGAGAACATCATTCCG GAGggagacgaggaagaggaggagaagtcaACAAAGAAGAAAGACTCCAAAAAGAGTAAAAATCTGGGCCGAAGATCGACCAGAACCAGGAAGCACATCAGCTACag GTTTGACGACTTTGACGATGCGATCGATGAGGCTATAGAGGAAGATATCACCGACCTCTGTGCTG AGCGCAGCAAAGACGTCACTCCCATCCTGTCAGAGGACAGGAAGGAGAGCCAGCGGCCAATCAGAAGCCAGGCTCGTTCTGTcaggagcaggaagaagaggaggctgaaTGACCTCGAGAGCGACAGCACGGCAGCTGAGAGTGAAGATGAGTTCATGCTCAGcaacag cTCAGAGGATGAAGACTTCGGTGCGTCTGGGGCAGAtgacgatgaggaggaagatgaagatggtGGCAGCGAGGTGGGCAGTTGGGACAGTGCGACCCGCCCCAAGCGGGCGTTAAGAGGGGTTCCCAAACAACGACCCAGCAAGATCCAACGTAGGGGGAGGAAACGACAAAGGCGGCGGCGAAGACACTCCtccgaggaagaggaggaagaaagtgaagaagaaataG ACTCCGATCAGTTCAGCGACATGACTGACAgcgaaactgaaaaaaagaggcGGGGCCTGAGGCGCGGCCAGCGGCAGCAGGTCAACTACCGCGAGACGTCCGAGTCGTCGGACAACTCCAAGGCCTCCGCCAACAGGAACAAGGTCAAACCACGCGGCCGGCCACGCAAGGAGCATCTCTCCAGCGACTACAGCGATG TGTCGCATTCTTCCAGAGACTCcgcggaggaggaggattatGAAGACGAAGACGACGACGACCAGAGACGGAGAgtgaacaggaggaggaaagaggagaaagaccaCTGGAGGAACAGAATGAAGGAAAAGCGGAGGAGATACAGAGACGAGGaagacgacagagagagagggaggcggcTGAAAAGGAAACtgttggagaaggaggaggacaagcGGAGGAGATtaaagaggacagacagagaagaggaggaccTGGAGAAGATGggcagaggaaagaggagagagattcTGTCACAGCAGCGGCGCAGGCGGCTCGCTCAGATGCTGAAGAAACGACGGCCTTCGACGGACgatgaggacgaggacgagTCTGAGGACTCTGAGTCATCGTCGGAGGAAGATCGCCCggtccgcaaaagactcaaccGCATCGACtcggatgatgatgatgatgacgacgatgatgaagaagaggaagaggagggaagacaGAAGGTGACGACCAAAAAGtcttcagcagcagagaggaggtcCGACAGCGATGCTCAGGAAAAGGGAAGGGGCCGTAGTTTGTCTCCGTCAAACATACACCGGACCTCCAGAGGCCCAGTGAAGCCCGGGACTGGAAGTTCCACAGTACCCAGGGACAATGAAGCTTCGGGCAGGCAGGGCAGGCACAACGGCCCCCTCCATCcagaccaggaggaggaggacgaagaggaggaggaggaggaggaggagggccaGACGGACTCATTAAACTCTGTCCAGAACAGTCCGCAGTCatga